In one Macaca fascicularis isolate 582-1 chromosome 6, T2T-MFA8v1.1 genomic region, the following are encoded:
- the FGFR4 gene encoding fibroblast growth factor receptor 4 isoform X7 has translation MRLLSALLGVLLSVPGPPVLSLEASEEVELEPCLAPSMEQQEQELTVALGQPVRLCCGRAERGGHWYKEGSRLAPAGRVRGWRGRLEIASFLPEDAGRYLCLARASMIVLQNVTLTIDDSLTSSNDDEDPQSHRDSSNGHIYPQQAPYWTHPQRMEKKLHAVPAGNTVKFRCPAAGNPTPTIRWLKDGQAFHGENRIGGIRLRHQHWSLVMESVVPSDRGTYTCLVENAVGSIRYNYLLDVLERSPHRPILQAGLPANTTAVVGSDVELLCKVYSDAQPHIQWLKHIVINGSSFGADGFPYVQVLKTADINSSEVEVLYLRNVSAEDAGEYTCLAGNSIGLSYQSAWLTVLPEEDLTWTAATPEARYTDVILYASGSLALAVLLLLAGLYRGQALHGRHARPPATVQKLSRFPLARQFSLESGSSGKSSSSLVRGVRLSSSGPALLAGLVSLDLPLDPLWEFPRDRLVLGKPLGEGCFGQVVRAEAFGMDPARPDQASTVAVKMLKDNASDKDLADLVSEMEVMKLIGRHKNIINLLGVCTQEGPLYVIVECAAKGNLREFLRARRPPGPDLSPDGPQSSEGPLSFPVLVSCAYQVARGMQYLESRKCIHRDLAARNVLVTEDNVMKIADFGLARGIHHIDYYKKTSNGRLPVKWMAPEALFDRVYTHQSDVYGLMRECWHAAPSQRPTFKQLVEALDKVLLAVSEEYLDLRLTFGPYSPAGGDTSSTCSSSDSVFSHDPLPLGSSSFPFGSGVQT, from the exons ATGCGGCTGCTGTCGGCCCTCTTGGGGGTCCTGCTGAGTGTGCCTGGGCCTCCAGTCTTGTCCCTGGAGGCCTCGGAGGAAGTGGAGCTGG AGCCCTGCCTGGCTCCCAGCATGGAGCAGCAAGAGCAGGAGCTGACAGTAGCCCTTGGGCAGCCTGTGCGGCTGTGCTGTGGGcgggctgagcgtggtggccaCTGGTACAAGGAGGGCAGTCGCCTGGCACCTGCTGGCCGTGTACGGGGCTGGAGGGGCCGCCTAGAGATTGCCAGCTTCCTACCTGAGGATGCTGGCCGCTACCTCTGCCTGGCCCGAGCCTCCATGATCGTCCTGCAAAATGTCACCTTGACTATAGATG ACTCCTTGACCTCCAGCAACGATGATGAGGACCCCCAGTCCCATAGGGACTCCTCGAATGGGCACATTTACCCCCAGCAAG cACCCTACTGGACACACCCCCAGCGCATGGAGAAGAAACTGCATGCAGTACCGGCTGGGAACACCGTCAAGTTCCGCTGTCCGGCTGCAGGCAACCCCACGCCCACCATCCGCTGGCTTAAGGATGGACAGGCCTTTCATGGGGAGAACCGCATTGGAGGCATTCGG CTGCGCCACCAGCACTGGAGTCTCGTGATGGAGAGCGTGGTGCCCTCGGACCGCGGCACATACACTTGCCTGGTGGAGAACGCTGTGGGCAGCATCCGCTATAACTACCTGCTGGATGTGCTGG AGCGGTCCCCGCACCGGCCCATCCTGCAGGCTGGGCTCCCGGCCAACACCACAGCCGTGGTGGGCAGTGACGTGGAGCTGCTGTGCAAGGTGTACAGCGATGCCCAGCCCCACATCCAGTGGCTGAAGCACATCGTCATCAACGGCAGCAGCTTCGGGGCCGACGGCTTCCCCTATGTGCAAGTCCTGAAG ACTGCAGACATCAATAGCTCAGAGGTGGAGGTCCTGTACCTGCGGAACGTGTCAGCCGAGGACGCAGGCGAGTACACCTGCCTTGCAGGCAATTCCATCGGCCTCTCCTACCAGTCTGCCTGGCTCACGGTGCTGCCAG AGGAGGACCTCACATGGACCGCAGCAACGCCCGAGGCCAGGTATACGGACGTCATCCTGTACGCGTCGGGCTCCCTGGCCTTGGCTGTGCTCCTGCTGCTGGCTGGGCTGTATCGAGGGCAGGCGCTCCACGGCCGGCACGCCCGCCCACCCGCCACCGTGCAGAAGCTCTCCCGCTTCCCTCTGGCCCGACAG TTCTCCCTGGAGTCAGGCTCTTCCGGCAAGTCAAGCTCATCCCTGGTGCGAGGCGTGCGTCTCTCCTCCAGCGGCCCCGCCTTGCTCGCCGGCCTCGTGAGTCTAGACCTACCTCTCGACCCACTGTGGGAGTTCCCCCGGGACAG GCTGGTGCTTGGGAAGCCCCTGGGCGAGGGCTGCTTTGGACAGGTAGTACGTGCAGAGGCCTTTGGCATGGACCCTGCCCGGCCTGACCAAGCCAGTACTGTGGCTGTCAAGATGCTCAAAG ACAACGCCTCTGACAAGGACCTGGCTGACCTGGTCTCGGAGATGGAGGTGATGAAGCTGATTGGCCGACACAAGAACATCATCAACCTGCTGGGTGTCTGCACCCAGGAAG GGCCCCTGTATGTAATCGTGGAGTGCGCTGCCAAGGGAAACCTTCGGGAGTTCCTGCGGGCCCGGCGCCCCCCGGGCCCTGACCTCAGCCCGGACGGTCCTCAGAGCAGTGAGGGGCCACTCTCCTTCCCAGTCCTGGTCTCCTGCGCCTACCAGGTGGCCCGAGGCATGCAGTATCTGGAGTCCCGGAAG TGTATCCACCGGGACCTGGCTGCCCGCAATGTGCTGGTGACGGAGGACAATGTGATGAAGATAGCTGACTTTGGGCTGGCCCGTGGCATCCACCACATTGACTACTATAAGAAAACCAGCAAC ggCCGCCTGCCTGTCAAGTGGATGGCGCCCGAGGCCTTGTTTGACCGAGTGTACACACACCAGAGTGACGT GTATGGGCTGATGCGTGAGTGCTGGCATGCGGCACCCTCCCAGAGGCCCACCTTCAAGCAGCTGGTGGAGGCGCTGGACAAGGTCTTACTGGCCGTCTCTGAGGAG TACCTCGACCTCCGCCTGACCTTCGGACCCTATTCCCCTGCTGGTGGGGACACCAGCAGCACCTGCTCCTCCAGTGACTCCGTCTTCAGCCACGACCCCCTGCCACTGGGATCCAGCTCCTTCCCCTTTGGGTCTGGGGTGCAGACATGA
- the FGFR4 gene encoding fibroblast growth factor receptor 4 isoform X4, with amino-acid sequence MRLLSALLGVLLSVPGPPVLSLEASEEVELEPCLAPSMEQQEQELTVALGQPVRLCCGRAERGGHWYKEGSRLAPAGRVRGWRGRLEIASFLPEDAGRYLCLARASMIVLQNVTLTIDDSLTSSNDDEDPQSHRDSSNGHIYPQQAPYWTHPQRMEKKLHAVPAGNTVKFRCPAAGNPTPTIRWLKDGQAFHGENRIGGIRLRHQHWSLVMESVVPSDRGTYTCLVENAVGSIRYNYLLDVLERSPHRPILQAGLPANTTAVVGSDVELLCKVYSDAQPHIQWLKHIVINGSSFGADGFPYVQVLKTADINSSEVEVLYLRNVSAEDAGEYTCLAGNSIGLSYQSAWLTVLPEEDLTWTAATPEARYTDVILYASGSLALAVLLLLAGLYRGQALHGRHARPPATVQKLSRFPLARQFSLESGSSGKSSSSLVRGVRLSSSGPALLAGLVSLDLPLDPLWEFPRDRLVLGKPLGEGCFGQVVRAEAFGMDPARPDQASTVAVKMLKDNASDKDLADLVSEMEVMKLIGRHKNIINLLGVCTQEGPLYVIVECAAKGNLREFLRARRPPGPDLSPDGPQSSEGPLSFPVLVSCAYQVARGMQYLESRKCIHRDLAARNVLVTEDNVMKIADFGLARGIHHIDYYKKTSNGRLPVKWMAPEALFDRVYTHQSDVWSFGVLLWEIFTLGGSPYPGIPVEELFSLLREGHRMDRPPHCPPELYGLMRECWHAAPSQRPTFKQLVEALDKVLLAVSEEYLDLRLTFGPYSPAGGDTSSTCSSSDSVFSHDPLPLGSSSFPFGSGVQT; translated from the exons ATGCGGCTGCTGTCGGCCCTCTTGGGGGTCCTGCTGAGTGTGCCTGGGCCTCCAGTCTTGTCCCTGGAGGCCTCGGAGGAAGTGGAGCTGG AGCCCTGCCTGGCTCCCAGCATGGAGCAGCAAGAGCAGGAGCTGACAGTAGCCCTTGGGCAGCCTGTGCGGCTGTGCTGTGGGcgggctgagcgtggtggccaCTGGTACAAGGAGGGCAGTCGCCTGGCACCTGCTGGCCGTGTACGGGGCTGGAGGGGCCGCCTAGAGATTGCCAGCTTCCTACCTGAGGATGCTGGCCGCTACCTCTGCCTGGCCCGAGCCTCCATGATCGTCCTGCAAAATGTCACCTTGACTATAGATG ACTCCTTGACCTCCAGCAACGATGATGAGGACCCCCAGTCCCATAGGGACTCCTCGAATGGGCACATTTACCCCCAGCAAG cACCCTACTGGACACACCCCCAGCGCATGGAGAAGAAACTGCATGCAGTACCGGCTGGGAACACCGTCAAGTTCCGCTGTCCGGCTGCAGGCAACCCCACGCCCACCATCCGCTGGCTTAAGGATGGACAGGCCTTTCATGGGGAGAACCGCATTGGAGGCATTCGG CTGCGCCACCAGCACTGGAGTCTCGTGATGGAGAGCGTGGTGCCCTCGGACCGCGGCACATACACTTGCCTGGTGGAGAACGCTGTGGGCAGCATCCGCTATAACTACCTGCTGGATGTGCTGG AGCGGTCCCCGCACCGGCCCATCCTGCAGGCTGGGCTCCCGGCCAACACCACAGCCGTGGTGGGCAGTGACGTGGAGCTGCTGTGCAAGGTGTACAGCGATGCCCAGCCCCACATCCAGTGGCTGAAGCACATCGTCATCAACGGCAGCAGCTTCGGGGCCGACGGCTTCCCCTATGTGCAAGTCCTGAAG ACTGCAGACATCAATAGCTCAGAGGTGGAGGTCCTGTACCTGCGGAACGTGTCAGCCGAGGACGCAGGCGAGTACACCTGCCTTGCAGGCAATTCCATCGGCCTCTCCTACCAGTCTGCCTGGCTCACGGTGCTGCCAG AGGAGGACCTCACATGGACCGCAGCAACGCCCGAGGCCAGGTATACGGACGTCATCCTGTACGCGTCGGGCTCCCTGGCCTTGGCTGTGCTCCTGCTGCTGGCTGGGCTGTATCGAGGGCAGGCGCTCCACGGCCGGCACGCCCGCCCACCCGCCACCGTGCAGAAGCTCTCCCGCTTCCCTCTGGCCCGACAG TTCTCCCTGGAGTCAGGCTCTTCCGGCAAGTCAAGCTCATCCCTGGTGCGAGGCGTGCGTCTCTCCTCCAGCGGCCCCGCCTTGCTCGCCGGCCTCGTGAGTCTAGACCTACCTCTCGACCCACTGTGGGAGTTCCCCCGGGACAG GCTGGTGCTTGGGAAGCCCCTGGGCGAGGGCTGCTTTGGACAGGTAGTACGTGCAGAGGCCTTTGGCATGGACCCTGCCCGGCCTGACCAAGCCAGTACTGTGGCTGTCAAGATGCTCAAAG ACAACGCCTCTGACAAGGACCTGGCTGACCTGGTCTCGGAGATGGAGGTGATGAAGCTGATTGGCCGACACAAGAACATCATCAACCTGCTGGGTGTCTGCACCCAGGAAG GGCCCCTGTATGTAATCGTGGAGTGCGCTGCCAAGGGAAACCTTCGGGAGTTCCTGCGGGCCCGGCGCCCCCCGGGCCCTGACCTCAGCCCGGACGGTCCTCAGAGCAGTGAGGGGCCACTCTCCTTCCCAGTCCTGGTCTCCTGCGCCTACCAGGTGGCCCGAGGCATGCAGTATCTGGAGTCCCGGAAG TGTATCCACCGGGACCTGGCTGCCCGCAATGTGCTGGTGACGGAGGACAATGTGATGAAGATAGCTGACTTTGGGCTGGCCCGTGGCATCCACCACATTGACTACTATAAGAAAACCAGCAAC ggCCGCCTGCCTGTCAAGTGGATGGCGCCCGAGGCCTTGTTTGACCGAGTGTACACACACCAGAGTGACGT gtggTCTTTTGGGGTCCTGCTGTGGGAGATCTTCACCCTCGGGGGCTCCCCGTATCCTGGCATCCCGGTGGAGGAGCTGTTCTCACTGCTGCGGGAGGGACATCGGATGGACCGACCCCCACACTGCCCCCCAGAGCT GTATGGGCTGATGCGTGAGTGCTGGCATGCGGCACCCTCCCAGAGGCCCACCTTCAAGCAGCTGGTGGAGGCGCTGGACAAGGTCTTACTGGCCGTCTCTGAGGAG TACCTCGACCTCCGCCTGACCTTCGGACCCTATTCCCCTGCTGGTGGGGACACCAGCAGCACCTGCTCCTCCAGTGACTCCGTCTTCAGCCACGACCCCCTGCCACTGGGATCCAGCTCCTTCCCCTTTGGGTCTGGGGTGCAGACATGA
- the FGFR4 gene encoding fibroblast growth factor receptor 4 isoform X2, whose amino-acid sequence MEQQEQELTVALGQPVRLCCGRAERGGHWYKEGSRLAPAGRVRGWRGRLEIASFLPEDAGRYLCLARASMIVLQNVTLTIDDSLTSSNDDEDPQSHRDSSNGHIYPQQAPYWTHPQRMEKKLHAVPAGNTVKFRCPAAGNPTPTIRWLKDGQAFHGENRIGGIRLRHQHWSLVMESVVPSDRGTYTCLVENAVGSIRYNYLLDVLERSPHRPILQAGLPANTTAVVGSDVELLCKVYSDAQPHIQWLKHIVINGSSFGADGFPYVQVLKTADINSSEVEVLYLRNVSAEDAGEYTCLAGNSIGLSYQSAWLTVLPGKHLQGQNMLRDAPLGQQWGLWSVGWSVSVGLWGLPSGAVCGFVSLSCMAAPLCLSTCGCPCDPLLSYGTGHNYSFLRVCPHICWELGGTELGHMGRPVLPLTTWSVCVCSCARAEEDLTWTAATPEARYTDVILYASGSLALAVLLLLAGLYRGQALHGRHARPPATVQKLSRFPLARQFSLESGSSGKSSSSLVRGVRLSSSGPALLAGLVSLDLPLDPLWEFPRDRLVLGKPLGEGCFGQVVRAEAFGMDPARPDQASTVAVKMLKDNASDKDLADLVSEMEVMKLIGRHKNIINLLGVCTQEGPLYVIVECAAKGNLREFLRARRPPGPDLSPDGPQSSEGPLSFPVLVSCAYQVARGMQYLESRKCIHRDLAARNVLVTEDNVMKIADFGLARGIHHIDYYKKTSNGRLPVKWMAPEALFDRVYTHQSDVWSFGVLLWEIFTLGGSPYPGIPVEELFSLLREGHRMDRPPHCPPELYGLMRECWHAAPSQRPTFKQLVEALDKVLLAVSEEYLDLRLTFGPYSPAGGDTSSTCSSSDSVFSHDPLPLGSSSFPFGSGVQT is encoded by the exons ATGGAGCAGCAAGAGCAGGAGCTGACAGTAGCCCTTGGGCAGCCTGTGCGGCTGTGCTGTGGGcgggctgagcgtggtggccaCTGGTACAAGGAGGGCAGTCGCCTGGCACCTGCTGGCCGTGTACGGGGCTGGAGGGGCCGCCTAGAGATTGCCAGCTTCCTACCTGAGGATGCTGGCCGCTACCTCTGCCTGGCCCGAGCCTCCATGATCGTCCTGCAAAATGTCACCTTGACTATAGATG ACTCCTTGACCTCCAGCAACGATGATGAGGACCCCCAGTCCCATAGGGACTCCTCGAATGGGCACATTTACCCCCAGCAAG cACCCTACTGGACACACCCCCAGCGCATGGAGAAGAAACTGCATGCAGTACCGGCTGGGAACACCGTCAAGTTCCGCTGTCCGGCTGCAGGCAACCCCACGCCCACCATCCGCTGGCTTAAGGATGGACAGGCCTTTCATGGGGAGAACCGCATTGGAGGCATTCGG CTGCGCCACCAGCACTGGAGTCTCGTGATGGAGAGCGTGGTGCCCTCGGACCGCGGCACATACACTTGCCTGGTGGAGAACGCTGTGGGCAGCATCCGCTATAACTACCTGCTGGATGTGCTGG AGCGGTCCCCGCACCGGCCCATCCTGCAGGCTGGGCTCCCGGCCAACACCACAGCCGTGGTGGGCAGTGACGTGGAGCTGCTGTGCAAGGTGTACAGCGATGCCCAGCCCCACATCCAGTGGCTGAAGCACATCGTCATCAACGGCAGCAGCTTCGGGGCCGACGGCTTCCCCTATGTGCAAGTCCTGAAG ACTGCAGACATCAATAGCTCAGAGGTGGAGGTCCTGTACCTGCGGAACGTGTCAGCCGAGGACGCAGGCGAGTACACCTGCCTTGCAGGCAATTCCATCGGCCTCTCCTACCAGTCTGCCTGGCTCACGGTGCTGCCAGGTAAGCACCTGCAGGGCCAGAATATGCTGCGAGATGCCCCTCTGGGCCAGCAGTGGGGGCTGTGGTCTGTTGGGTGGTCAGTCTCTGTTGGCTTGTGGGGTCTGCCCTCGGGGGCAGTGTGTGGATTTGTGAGTTTGAGCTGTATGGCAGCCCCTCTGTGCCTGTCCACGTGTGGCTGTCCATGTGACCCTCTGCTGAGCTATGGGACTGGGCATAACTACAGCTTCCTCCGTGTGTGTCCCCACATatgctgggagctgggagggaCTGAGTTAGGGCACATGGGGAGGCCAGTCTTACCACTGACCACTTGGTCTGTCTGTGTATGTTCATGTGCGAGGGCAGAGGAGGACCTCACATGGACCGCAGCAACGCCCGAGGCCAGGTATACGGACGTCATCCTGTACGCGTCGGGCTCCCTGGCCTTGGCTGTGCTCCTGCTGCTGGCTGGGCTGTATCGAGGGCAGGCGCTCCACGGCCGGCACGCCCGCCCACCCGCCACCGTGCAGAAGCTCTCCCGCTTCCCTCTGGCCCGACAG TTCTCCCTGGAGTCAGGCTCTTCCGGCAAGTCAAGCTCATCCCTGGTGCGAGGCGTGCGTCTCTCCTCCAGCGGCCCCGCCTTGCTCGCCGGCCTCGTGAGTCTAGACCTACCTCTCGACCCACTGTGGGAGTTCCCCCGGGACAG GCTGGTGCTTGGGAAGCCCCTGGGCGAGGGCTGCTTTGGACAGGTAGTACGTGCAGAGGCCTTTGGCATGGACCCTGCCCGGCCTGACCAAGCCAGTACTGTGGCTGTCAAGATGCTCAAAG ACAACGCCTCTGACAAGGACCTGGCTGACCTGGTCTCGGAGATGGAGGTGATGAAGCTGATTGGCCGACACAAGAACATCATCAACCTGCTGGGTGTCTGCACCCAGGAAG GGCCCCTGTATGTAATCGTGGAGTGCGCTGCCAAGGGAAACCTTCGGGAGTTCCTGCGGGCCCGGCGCCCCCCGGGCCCTGACCTCAGCCCGGACGGTCCTCAGAGCAGTGAGGGGCCACTCTCCTTCCCAGTCCTGGTCTCCTGCGCCTACCAGGTGGCCCGAGGCATGCAGTATCTGGAGTCCCGGAAG TGTATCCACCGGGACCTGGCTGCCCGCAATGTGCTGGTGACGGAGGACAATGTGATGAAGATAGCTGACTTTGGGCTGGCCCGTGGCATCCACCACATTGACTACTATAAGAAAACCAGCAAC ggCCGCCTGCCTGTCAAGTGGATGGCGCCCGAGGCCTTGTTTGACCGAGTGTACACACACCAGAGTGACGT gtggTCTTTTGGGGTCCTGCTGTGGGAGATCTTCACCCTCGGGGGCTCCCCGTATCCTGGCATCCCGGTGGAGGAGCTGTTCTCACTGCTGCGGGAGGGACATCGGATGGACCGACCCCCACACTGCCCCCCAGAGCT GTATGGGCTGATGCGTGAGTGCTGGCATGCGGCACCCTCCCAGAGGCCCACCTTCAAGCAGCTGGTGGAGGCGCTGGACAAGGTCTTACTGGCCGTCTCTGAGGAG TACCTCGACCTCCGCCTGACCTTCGGACCCTATTCCCCTGCTGGTGGGGACACCAGCAGCACCTGCTCCTCCAGTGACTCCGTCTTCAGCCACGACCCCCTGCCACTGGGATCCAGCTCCTTCCCCTTTGGGTCTGGGGTGCAGACATGA
- the FGFR4 gene encoding fibroblast growth factor receptor 4 isoform X5, translating to MEQQEQELTVALGQPVRLCCGRAERGGHWYKEGSRLAPAGRVRGWRGRLEIASFLPEDAGRYLCLARASMIVLQNVTLTIDDSLTSSNDDEDPQSHRDSSNGHIYPQQAPYWTHPQRMEKKLHAVPAGNTVKFRCPAAGNPTPTIRWLKDGQAFHGENRIGGIRLRHQHWSLVMESVVPSDRGTYTCLVENAVGSIRYNYLLDVLERSPHRPILQAGLPANTTAVVGSDVELLCKVYSDAQPHIQWLKHIVINGSSFGADGFPYVQVLKTADINSSEVEVLYLRNVSAEDAGEYTCLAGNSIGLSYQSAWLTVLPEEDLTWTAATPEARYTDVILYASGSLALAVLLLLAGLYRGQALHGRHARPPATVQKLSRFPLARQFSLESGSSGKSSSSLVRGVRLSSSGPALLAGLVSLDLPLDPLWEFPRDRLVLGKPLGEGCFGQVVRAEAFGMDPARPDQASTVAVKMLKDNASDKDLADLVSEMEVMKLIGRHKNIINLLGVCTQEGPLYVIVECAAKGNLREFLRARRPPGPDLSPDGPQSSEGPLSFPVLVSCAYQVARGMQYLESRKCIHRDLAARNVLVTEDNVMKIADFGLARGIHHIDYYKKTSNGRLPVKWMAPEALFDRVYTHQSDVWSFGVLLWEIFTLGGSPYPGIPVEELFSLLREGHRMDRPPHCPPELYGLMRECWHAAPSQRPTFKQLVEALDKVLLAVSEEYLDLRLTFGPYSPAGGDTSSTCSSSDSVFSHDPLPLGSSSFPFGSGVQT from the exons ATGGAGCAGCAAGAGCAGGAGCTGACAGTAGCCCTTGGGCAGCCTGTGCGGCTGTGCTGTGGGcgggctgagcgtggtggccaCTGGTACAAGGAGGGCAGTCGCCTGGCACCTGCTGGCCGTGTACGGGGCTGGAGGGGCCGCCTAGAGATTGCCAGCTTCCTACCTGAGGATGCTGGCCGCTACCTCTGCCTGGCCCGAGCCTCCATGATCGTCCTGCAAAATGTCACCTTGACTATAGATG ACTCCTTGACCTCCAGCAACGATGATGAGGACCCCCAGTCCCATAGGGACTCCTCGAATGGGCACATTTACCCCCAGCAAG cACCCTACTGGACACACCCCCAGCGCATGGAGAAGAAACTGCATGCAGTACCGGCTGGGAACACCGTCAAGTTCCGCTGTCCGGCTGCAGGCAACCCCACGCCCACCATCCGCTGGCTTAAGGATGGACAGGCCTTTCATGGGGAGAACCGCATTGGAGGCATTCGG CTGCGCCACCAGCACTGGAGTCTCGTGATGGAGAGCGTGGTGCCCTCGGACCGCGGCACATACACTTGCCTGGTGGAGAACGCTGTGGGCAGCATCCGCTATAACTACCTGCTGGATGTGCTGG AGCGGTCCCCGCACCGGCCCATCCTGCAGGCTGGGCTCCCGGCCAACACCACAGCCGTGGTGGGCAGTGACGTGGAGCTGCTGTGCAAGGTGTACAGCGATGCCCAGCCCCACATCCAGTGGCTGAAGCACATCGTCATCAACGGCAGCAGCTTCGGGGCCGACGGCTTCCCCTATGTGCAAGTCCTGAAG ACTGCAGACATCAATAGCTCAGAGGTGGAGGTCCTGTACCTGCGGAACGTGTCAGCCGAGGACGCAGGCGAGTACACCTGCCTTGCAGGCAATTCCATCGGCCTCTCCTACCAGTCTGCCTGGCTCACGGTGCTGCCAG AGGAGGACCTCACATGGACCGCAGCAACGCCCGAGGCCAGGTATACGGACGTCATCCTGTACGCGTCGGGCTCCCTGGCCTTGGCTGTGCTCCTGCTGCTGGCTGGGCTGTATCGAGGGCAGGCGCTCCACGGCCGGCACGCCCGCCCACCCGCCACCGTGCAGAAGCTCTCCCGCTTCCCTCTGGCCCGACAG TTCTCCCTGGAGTCAGGCTCTTCCGGCAAGTCAAGCTCATCCCTGGTGCGAGGCGTGCGTCTCTCCTCCAGCGGCCCCGCCTTGCTCGCCGGCCTCGTGAGTCTAGACCTACCTCTCGACCCACTGTGGGAGTTCCCCCGGGACAG GCTGGTGCTTGGGAAGCCCCTGGGCGAGGGCTGCTTTGGACAGGTAGTACGTGCAGAGGCCTTTGGCATGGACCCTGCCCGGCCTGACCAAGCCAGTACTGTGGCTGTCAAGATGCTCAAAG ACAACGCCTCTGACAAGGACCTGGCTGACCTGGTCTCGGAGATGGAGGTGATGAAGCTGATTGGCCGACACAAGAACATCATCAACCTGCTGGGTGTCTGCACCCAGGAAG GGCCCCTGTATGTAATCGTGGAGTGCGCTGCCAAGGGAAACCTTCGGGAGTTCCTGCGGGCCCGGCGCCCCCCGGGCCCTGACCTCAGCCCGGACGGTCCTCAGAGCAGTGAGGGGCCACTCTCCTTCCCAGTCCTGGTCTCCTGCGCCTACCAGGTGGCCCGAGGCATGCAGTATCTGGAGTCCCGGAAG TGTATCCACCGGGACCTGGCTGCCCGCAATGTGCTGGTGACGGAGGACAATGTGATGAAGATAGCTGACTTTGGGCTGGCCCGTGGCATCCACCACATTGACTACTATAAGAAAACCAGCAAC ggCCGCCTGCCTGTCAAGTGGATGGCGCCCGAGGCCTTGTTTGACCGAGTGTACACACACCAGAGTGACGT gtggTCTTTTGGGGTCCTGCTGTGGGAGATCTTCACCCTCGGGGGCTCCCCGTATCCTGGCATCCCGGTGGAGGAGCTGTTCTCACTGCTGCGGGAGGGACATCGGATGGACCGACCCCCACACTGCCCCCCAGAGCT GTATGGGCTGATGCGTGAGTGCTGGCATGCGGCACCCTCCCAGAGGCCCACCTTCAAGCAGCTGGTGGAGGCGCTGGACAAGGTCTTACTGGCCGTCTCTGAGGAG TACCTCGACCTCCGCCTGACCTTCGGACCCTATTCCCCTGCTGGTGGGGACACCAGCAGCACCTGCTCCTCCAGTGACTCCGTCTTCAGCCACGACCCCCTGCCACTGGGATCCAGCTCCTTCCCCTTTGGGTCTGGGGTGCAGACATGA